The proteins below are encoded in one region of Pseudomonas putida S13.1.2:
- a CDS encoding GntP family permease has translation MFGLATDTFLLLDALVTIIGLILLITHFKVHPFVALTLAAGFLGLTSGMPVAKVMKSFQDGFGGVLGFVGIVLALGTMLGKLMADSGGADQIAQTLIRAFGKKNVHWAMMFAAFLVGIPLFFEIGFVLLIPLVFIVARRSGVSLVKIGIPLLAGLSVVHGLVPPHPGPLLAIGIFHADIGKTIFYGLIVALPTAIIAGPLFGNFISRYIPGNPSQELMDQIAKESDQGNLPSFSITLITVLLPVALMLLKTFADVVLPAEHIVRQWMDLIGHPITALLAALLLAFYTFGSARGFNRQQIMKMLDQSLAPTAAIVLIVGAGGGFKQMLVDTGVGNVIGQMAVQAEISPIMLAWLVAAVIRIATGSATVATITGAGIVAPVIDLVPGVNRELLVLATGAGSLILSHVNDAGFWLVKQYFNMTVAETFKTWSMMETILSVVGIIFIMLLAQVV, from the coding sequence ATGTTCGGACTGGCTACTGACACCTTCCTGCTGCTCGACGCGCTGGTTACCATCATTGGGCTGATCCTGCTGATCACCCACTTCAAAGTGCACCCCTTCGTCGCCCTCACCCTCGCGGCCGGCTTCCTTGGCCTTACCTCCGGCATGCCGGTGGCCAAGGTAATGAAGTCGTTCCAGGATGGTTTTGGCGGTGTGCTCGGCTTCGTCGGCATCGTGCTCGCCCTGGGCACCATGCTGGGCAAGCTGATGGCCGACTCTGGGGGTGCCGACCAGATTGCACAAACCCTCATCCGCGCCTTCGGCAAGAAGAACGTGCATTGGGCGATGATGTTCGCCGCCTTCCTGGTGGGTATTCCACTGTTCTTCGAAATCGGCTTCGTACTGCTGATTCCGCTGGTGTTCATCGTTGCGCGGCGCTCCGGGGTGTCGCTGGTTAAAATCGGCATTCCGCTGCTGGCCGGCCTGTCGGTGGTGCACGGCCTGGTGCCGCCACACCCGGGCCCATTGCTGGCGATCGGTATTTTCCACGCTGATATCGGCAAGACTATCTTCTACGGCCTGATCGTCGCACTGCCCACCGCGATCATCGCCGGCCCGCTGTTCGGCAACTTCATTTCCCGCTACATCCCGGGCAACCCGTCCCAGGAACTGATGGACCAGATCGCCAAGGAGTCCGACCAGGGCAACCTGCCAAGCTTCAGCATTACCCTGATCACGGTGCTGCTGCCGGTAGCGTTGATGCTGCTGAAAACCTTCGCCGACGTGGTACTGCCGGCCGAGCACATCGTGCGCCAGTGGATGGACCTGATCGGCCACCCCATTACCGCCCTGCTCGCGGCACTGCTGCTGGCCTTCTATACCTTTGGTTCGGCCCGCGGCTTCAACCGCCAGCAGATCATGAAGATGCTTGACCAGAGCCTGGCCCCCACGGCGGCCATCGTGCTGATCGTGGGTGCTGGCGGCGGCTTCAAGCAGATGCTGGTGGACACCGGCGTGGGCAACGTCATCGGGCAGATGGCCGTACAGGCGGAGATTTCGCCGATCATGCTGGCCTGGTTGGTAGCAGCGGTGATCCGCATCGCAACCGGCTCCGCCACGGTCGCCACCATTACCGGTGCGGGCATTGTCGCACCGGTAATCGACCTGGTACCGGGTGTGAACCGTGAGTTGCTGGTACTGGCCACCGGTGCTGGCTCGTTGATCCTGTCGCATGTGAACGACGCCGGCTTCTGGCTGGTGAAGCAGTATTTCAACATGACCGTAGCGGAAACCTTCAAGACCTGGAGCATGATGGAGACCATCCTCTCGGTGGTTGGCATCATCTTCATCATGTTGTTGGCGCAGGTGGTGTAA
- a CDS encoding transporter substrate-binding domain-containing protein — translation MKRLLACMLLAIGLAGPTALLASSEPRQLLARSVSAAAPLQLSSEDRDWLQRRQHLVLGSSRPDYPPFEMNASQQDYEGISADYAGIIAEQLGVSIEVRRFDSRHEAIAALRAGSIDLLGSSNAFEAADAQLNLSTPYADDLPVIVAREGSSLKNTPDLAGLRLAMVDHYLPASTVRNLYPKAQLSLYRSTLAGLAAVYLGEADAYLGDAISTDFTIGKSYQGILRIDHFCQVPAGAFAFALAKENPRLHRLVDKALARINESERLNILRRWSSGNTSLLLQRHLTVLSNEEKAWIAAHPYIDVLLNTSLAPLMFNDAEHRPTGITLDLLKQISLRTGLQFRPVESDSAQTMIERLARGDAQMIGALGYGADRSKQLRYTRPYLVSPRVLVTRSDSTYPTQAKALDGQRIAVVRGSPQRVLLQQRYPQARLVEVDNPLGLMEAVAGGAADVALSSQINAAYYISHVFKGRLRIASVLDDAPAIAAFAVAADQPQLQAILDKALLSIPPEELDQLANRWRTRTLVSDSPWRDYRTLALQVLVLSALLLAGVVFWNSYLRKLINQRTEAQHALQAQLALSRGLLEQLRQAKDDAEQASQTKSTFLATMSHEIRTPMNAVIGLLELALEDSREGRCDAQTLQTAHGSAIDLLELIGDILDISRIESGHITLQPIPTNLVELVRATVRVFEGNARAKGLHLHAELPAGPVWVLADPLRVKQILSNLISNAIKFTDRGEVQASLLIPPADGHSSLPIELSVRDTGIGISPVDQARLFNAFVQADGPRTRQGAGLGLVISRTFAELMGGSLGLQSVEGVGTKVQVSLQLPACPAPKPVQQLTPAAEPSTDPLKILVVDDYPANLLLLERQLHTLGHHVTLADNGQVALERWQAARFDLVITDCSMPVMDGHELARRIRSLEAERSLPACQILGVTANAQAEERDRCLASGMDECLFKPIGLHTLKAHLPQARAAQETPLPSSGFNLAELRHLTQDDKQLTRHLLEQLSISVGEDLATLRALAPEASAEAVRTLAHRIKGGAKMIRVRGVVKDCEAIENAHAQGLPTVVQRERLQINLQALLNELKDALNAIAASS, via the coding sequence ATGAAGCGCCTGCTGGCGTGCATGCTCCTGGCCATCGGCCTGGCCGGCCCCACCGCGCTGCTGGCGAGCAGCGAACCTCGCCAACTGCTGGCGCGCTCGGTCAGCGCCGCAGCCCCACTGCAATTGTCCAGCGAAGATCGGGACTGGCTGCAACGACGTCAACACCTGGTGCTAGGCAGTTCGCGGCCCGACTATCCGCCGTTCGAAATGAATGCCAGCCAACAGGACTACGAAGGCATTAGCGCAGACTACGCGGGCATCATCGCCGAGCAGCTGGGCGTGAGCATCGAGGTGCGCCGATTCGACAGCCGCCACGAGGCCATCGCCGCGTTGCGAGCGGGCAGTATCGACCTGCTGGGCAGCTCCAATGCCTTCGAAGCGGCAGACGCCCAGCTTAACCTGAGCACCCCGTATGCCGACGACCTGCCGGTCATCGTCGCCCGTGAGGGGAGCAGCCTGAAGAACACACCCGACCTCGCCGGCCTGCGCCTGGCCATGGTCGATCACTACCTGCCGGCCAGCACCGTACGCAACCTCTACCCCAAAGCACAGTTAAGCCTGTACCGCTCTACCCTTGCCGGGTTGGCCGCCGTTTATCTGGGTGAGGCCGATGCCTATCTGGGCGATGCCATCAGCACCGACTTCACGATTGGCAAGAGTTACCAGGGCATACTGAGAATCGATCACTTCTGCCAGGTCCCTGCTGGTGCATTTGCCTTTGCCCTGGCCAAAGAAAACCCTCGCTTGCACAGGTTGGTTGACAAGGCACTGGCCCGCATCAACGAAAGCGAGCGCCTGAACATCCTGCGCCGCTGGAGCAGTGGCAACACCAGCCTGCTGCTGCAGCGCCATCTCACCGTCTTGAGCAACGAAGAAAAAGCCTGGATCGCTGCCCACCCCTACATCGACGTATTGCTCAACACCTCGCTGGCGCCATTGATGTTCAACGACGCCGAACACCGCCCAACCGGCATCACCCTTGACCTGCTGAAACAGATCTCGCTGCGCACCGGGCTACAGTTCCGGCCGGTCGAAAGCGATTCGGCGCAGACGATGATCGAGCGCCTGGCCCGCGGCGATGCACAAATGATCGGTGCCTTGGGCTACGGCGCGGATCGCTCGAAACAACTGCGCTATACCCGGCCCTACCTGGTCAGCCCTCGCGTGCTGGTTACCCGCAGCGACAGCACGTACCCCACACAAGCCAAGGCACTGGATGGCCAGCGTATCGCCGTGGTACGTGGCTCGCCGCAGCGGGTGCTGCTGCAACAACGCTATCCGCAGGCCCGGCTGGTGGAGGTGGACAACCCGCTCGGCCTGATGGAGGCCGTGGCCGGCGGGGCTGCCGACGTTGCCCTCAGTAGCCAGATCAATGCAGCCTACTACATCAGCCATGTCTTCAAAGGCCGCTTGCGCATCGCCAGCGTGCTGGACGACGCCCCTGCCATTGCCGCCTTCGCCGTGGCTGCGGACCAGCCGCAGCTACAGGCCATTCTCGACAAGGCGCTGCTGAGCATTCCACCCGAAGAGCTCGACCAACTGGCCAATCGCTGGCGCACCAGAACCTTGGTCAGCGACAGCCCCTGGCGCGACTACCGTACACTGGCCTTGCAGGTGCTGGTCTTGTCGGCCCTGCTGCTGGCGGGCGTGGTGTTCTGGAACAGCTACCTGCGCAAGCTGATCAACCAGCGCACCGAGGCCCAGCACGCGCTGCAAGCGCAGTTGGCCTTGAGCCGTGGCCTGCTCGAACAGCTTCGCCAAGCCAAGGACGACGCAGAGCAAGCCAGCCAGACCAAAAGCACCTTCCTGGCCACCATGAGCCATGAAATCCGCACCCCGATGAATGCCGTGATCGGCCTGCTGGAGTTGGCGCTGGAAGACAGCCGCGAGGGCCGCTGCGACGCCCAGACCCTGCAGACTGCCCATGGCTCGGCCATCGACCTGCTTGAACTGATTGGCGATATTCTCGACATTTCCCGCATCGAATCCGGGCACATTACCCTGCAACCGATACCCACTAACCTGGTCGAGCTGGTACGCGCTACGGTACGGGTTTTCGAGGGCAACGCTCGGGCCAAAGGCTTGCATCTGCACGCAGAACTTCCCGCCGGGCCGGTCTGGGTGCTGGCAGACCCGTTGCGGGTCAAGCAGATACTGTCCAATTTGATCAGCAACGCCATCAAGTTCACCGACCGCGGTGAGGTGCAGGCCAGCTTGCTGATACCTCCAGCCGATGGGCACAGCAGCCTGCCAATCGAATTGTCTGTGCGTGACACCGGCATCGGCATCAGCCCCGTTGATCAGGCCAGGCTGTTCAACGCCTTCGTTCAGGCTGACGGCCCGCGAACCCGCCAAGGGGCAGGCCTGGGGTTGGTCATCAGCCGTACCTTTGCCGAACTGATGGGCGGCAGCTTGGGCCTGCAAAGCGTCGAAGGCGTCGGCACCAAGGTGCAGGTCAGCTTGCAGTTGCCAGCCTGCCCTGCACCGAAGCCTGTGCAGCAACTGACCCCGGCAGCCGAACCCAGCACCGACCCTTTGAAAATTCTGGTGGTCGACGACTACCCTGCCAACCTGCTGTTGCTGGAACGGCAACTGCACACCCTCGGTCATCACGTGACTTTGGCAGACAACGGCCAGGTTGCGCTGGAGCGCTGGCAGGCCGCGCGTTTCGACCTGGTGATCACCGATTGCAGCATGCCAGTCATGGACGGCCACGAACTCGCCCGTCGCATTCGCAGCCTTGAAGCCGAACGCAGCCTGCCGGCCTGCCAGATCCTCGGTGTGACTGCCAATGCCCAGGCCGAAGAGCGTGACCGTTGCCTGGCCAGCGGCATGGACGAATGCCTGTTCAAGCCAATCGGCCTGCACACGCTCAAGGCCCACCTGCCCCAAGCCCGCGCCGCTCAAGAGACGCCACTGCCCAGTAGCGGCTTCAACCTGGCAGAGCTGCGCCACTTGACACAGGACGACAAGCAACTGACGCGGCATCTGTTGGAACAGCTGTCAATCAGCGTCGGCGAAGATCTGGCCACCTTGCGTGCGCTGGCGCCCGAGGCCTCCGCTGAGGCGGTCCGTACCCTGGCCCATCGCATCAAGGGCGGCGCAAAGATGATCAGAGTGCGCGGTGTGGTAAAGGATTGCGAAGCCATCGAGAACGCTCATGCGCAGGGCCTGCCAACGGTTGTGCAACGTGAACGACTGCAAATCAACCTGCAAGCCCTGCTGAACGAACTGAAGGATGCGCTCAATGCAATTGCAGCGTCGAGCTGA
- a CDS encoding cobalamin biosynthesis protein: MPAFYAGFGCRRGCPADTLQTLLLHALASQGLALADLHGIATISFKGDEAGLQQLAERLGLPLVLYHSAQLQAFEPLLSHRSATAHAHSGCWGVAESAALALASQQPGSTARLLLTRQVLGTATLALAC; this comes from the coding sequence ATGCCGGCGTTCTACGCCGGCTTCGGCTGCCGCCGGGGCTGCCCGGCGGATACCCTGCAGACCCTGCTGCTCCACGCCCTGGCTAGCCAGGGCCTGGCGCTTGCCGACCTGCACGGCATTGCCACTATCAGCTTCAAGGGCGACGAAGCCGGCTTGCAGCAACTGGCCGAACGCCTTGGCTTGCCGTTGGTGCTGTACCATAGCGCGCAACTGCAGGCCTTTGAGCCGCTGCTCAGCCACCGCTCTGCCACAGCCCATGCCCACAGCGGCTGCTGGGGCGTGGCCGAGAGCGCGGCGCTGGCCCTGGCCAGCCAGCAGCCCGGGAGCACAGCCCGGTTGCTGCTGACCCGCCAAGTACTGGGCACGGCGACCCTCGCCCTGGCCTGTTGA
- the cobM gene encoding precorrin-4 C(11)-methyltransferase encodes MTVYFIGAGPGDPELITVKGQRLIRQCPVIIYAGSLVPAAVLEDHQAETVINSAELHLEQIIAAIRSAHEQGQDVARVHSGDPSLYGAIGEQIRHLQALGIDYQIIPGVTATAASAALLGCELTLPQVAQTVILTRYGDSSPMPPGEQLGDLARHGSTLAIHLGVKHLSRIVEELLPHYGAHCPVAVVHRATWPDQDWVRGTLGDIVERVAAKDFRRTALILVGHVLGDAPFAESALYRAGHAHLYRPGD; translated from the coding sequence ATGACGGTGTACTTCATCGGTGCCGGCCCCGGCGACCCGGAACTGATCACGGTCAAGGGCCAACGGCTGATCCGCCAGTGCCCGGTGATCATCTATGCCGGCTCACTGGTACCTGCTGCCGTGCTCGAAGACCACCAGGCCGAGACCGTGATCAACAGTGCCGAGTTGCACCTGGAGCAGATCATCGCCGCCATTCGCAGCGCGCACGAACAAGGCCAGGACGTGGCCCGGGTGCACAGCGGCGACCCCAGCCTGTACGGCGCCATCGGTGAGCAGATCCGCCACTTGCAGGCGCTGGGCATCGATTACCAGATCATCCCCGGGGTCACCGCCACGGCGGCCAGCGCTGCGCTGCTCGGCTGCGAGCTGACCCTGCCCCAGGTAGCGCAGACGGTGATCCTCACCCGCTATGGCGACAGTTCGCCAATGCCACCCGGCGAACAACTGGGCGACCTGGCGCGCCATGGCAGCACCTTGGCGATTCACCTGGGGGTCAAGCACCTGTCGCGGATCGTCGAAGAACTGCTCCCGCACTACGGCGCGCACTGCCCGGTGGCGGTGGTACATCGTGCCACATGGCCGGACCAGGACTGGGTGCGCGGCACCCTTGGCGATATCGTCGAACGGGTTGCAGCCAAGGACTTTCGCCGCACGGCGCTGATCCTGGTAGGTCACGTGCTCGGGGATGCGCCATTCGCCGAGTCGGCCTTGTACCGTGCCGGGCACGCCCACCTGTACCGCCCTGGCGACTGA
- a CDS encoding CbtA family protein — MITRIARTAGFSGLLAALLLTLLQSFWVAPLILEAETYESSAPAAQHEHGGEVAAHEHSAEAWSPEDGWQRVLSTTGGNLVVAVGFALILAALYSLREPQRAGTGALWGLAGFAVFCLAPTLGLPPELPGTAAADLGQRQAWWVGTASATALGLALLVFARHWLLKALGAVLLVIPHVIGAPQPEVHESLAPEALETQFKMASWLTNAAFWVALGLLSAWLFRRSSKA; from the coding sequence ATGATCACGCGCATTGCCCGTACCGCGGGCTTCAGCGGGCTGCTTGCGGCCCTGCTGCTGACCCTGCTGCAAAGCTTCTGGGTCGCCCCGCTGATTCTTGAGGCGGAAACCTACGAATCATCGGCCCCGGCCGCACAGCACGAACATGGTGGCGAAGTGGCCGCCCATGAGCACAGCGCCGAAGCCTGGTCGCCGGAAGACGGTTGGCAGCGGGTGCTGTCCACCACCGGGGGCAACCTGGTGGTCGCAGTCGGCTTCGCCCTGATTCTCGCCGCCCTGTACAGCCTGCGCGAACCGCAGCGTGCCGGCACCGGTGCGCTGTGGGGCCTGGCCGGTTTTGCCGTGTTCTGCCTGGCCCCAACGTTGGGGTTGCCGCCGGAGCTGCCCGGCACTGCCGCCGCCGACCTGGGACAACGCCAGGCATGGTGGGTTGGCACGGCCAGCGCCACCGCCCTTGGCCTGGCCTTGCTGGTGTTCGCCCGGCACTGGTTGTTGAAGGCGCTGGGCGCCGTGTTGCTGGTCATCCCCCATGTGATTGGCGCCCCACAGCCCGAAGTGCATGAGAGCCTGGCCCCCGAAGCACTGGAGACCCAGTTCAAGATGGCCTCCTGGCTGACCAACGCTGCCTTCTGGGTAGCCTTGGGCCTGCTCAGTGCGTGGCTGTTCCGCCGCTCCAGCAAGGCCTGA
- a CDS encoding LacI family DNA-binding transcriptional regulator produces the protein MSRIGSRTTGRPTLAEVARLSGVSPITASRALRGVSTVAPELVEKVVAAAASLGYVANPAARALASARSQSVVVLIPSLSNQLFIDTLEAIHEVMRPRGLEVLIGNYHYDLAEEENLIRNYLAYQPCGMLLTGFERSDAARQMLAASGVPCVHMMELNGEPGALSVGFSQQQAGRAAARHLIERGCKRLAFIAAQLDPRVMQRAEGFRQALAEAGLQAAELEVLAPEPSSIALGSVLFSQLLQQAPDVDGIFFCNDDLAQGAVLQALRQGVEVPRQVAMVGFNDLPASAHMVPRLTSIRTPRAAVGRGAAQALLALLDGKRVADTQQDLGFELMVRESS, from the coding sequence ATGTCCCGCATCGGCTCCCGCACTACAGGTCGTCCCACCTTGGCAGAAGTTGCCAGGCTTTCCGGGGTTTCCCCGATTACCGCCTCGCGCGCCTTGCGCGGGGTCAGCACGGTTGCGCCTGAACTGGTCGAAAAGGTCGTCGCTGCAGCGGCGAGCCTGGGCTACGTGGCCAACCCGGCGGCCCGTGCCCTGGCCTCGGCCCGCAGCCAGTCGGTGGTGGTGCTGATTCCGTCGCTGTCCAACCAATTGTTCATCGACACCCTGGAAGCCATTCACGAGGTCATGCGCCCGCGTGGGCTCGAGGTACTGATCGGCAACTATCACTACGACCTTGCCGAAGAAGAAAACCTGATCCGCAATTACCTGGCCTACCAGCCCTGCGGCATGCTGTTGACCGGTTTCGAGCGCAGCGATGCGGCGCGGCAGATGTTGGCCGCCAGCGGTGTGCCGTGTGTGCACATGATGGAACTCAATGGCGAGCCAGGGGCATTGTCGGTCGGTTTTTCGCAGCAGCAGGCCGGGCGCGCCGCGGCCCGGCACTTGATCGAGCGCGGGTGCAAACGCCTGGCGTTCATTGCCGCGCAGCTCGACCCTCGGGTGATGCAGCGGGCCGAGGGTTTCCGCCAGGCGTTGGCCGAGGCTGGTTTGCAGGCGGCGGAGCTGGAGGTACTGGCACCGGAACCTTCGTCGATTGCCTTGGGCAGCGTGTTGTTCAGCCAGTTGCTGCAGCAGGCGCCGGACGTCGACGGTATCTTCTTCTGCAACGACGACCTGGCCCAAGGGGCGGTGCTGCAGGCATTGCGCCAAGGGGTGGAAGTGCCACGTCAGGTGGCCATGGTGGGGTTCAACGACTTGCCGGCTTCGGCACACATGGTGCCGCGCCTGACCTCGATTCGCACGCCCCGGGCCGCCGTTGGGCGCGGCGCGGCGCAGGCGCTGCTGGCGTTGCTCGATGGCAAGCGGGTGGCGGATACGCAGCAGGATCTGGGCTTTGAGCTGATGGTGCGCGAGAGTTCCTGA
- a CDS encoding gluconokinase, with the protein MNSPLSAIVVMGVAGCGKSCIGAAIAARSGGRLIEGDAFHPAENIRKMSDGIPLDDSDRAGWLVRLGQELQATTQAGERPILTCSALKRRYRDSLRDAMPGLVFVFLELSPAEAEKRVLARPGHFMPASLIDSQFAALESPRGEPLTLALDATQPIEALAEAVDRWLKRCGEQGLAQTA; encoded by the coding sequence ATGAATTCTCCCCTGTCCGCCATCGTGGTGATGGGCGTGGCCGGTTGCGGCAAAAGCTGCATCGGCGCCGCCATCGCTGCCAGAAGCGGCGGCCGCCTGATTGAAGGCGACGCTTTCCACCCTGCCGAAAACATCCGCAAGATGAGCGATGGCATCCCGCTGGACGACAGCGACCGTGCCGGCTGGCTGGTACGCCTTGGCCAAGAATTGCAGGCCACTACCCAAGCTGGGGAGCGCCCGATCCTGACCTGCTCGGCACTCAAGCGCCGCTACCGCGACAGCTTGCGCGATGCCATGCCCGGGCTGGTGTTCGTGTTCCTCGAACTGTCGCCCGCCGAGGCGGAAAAACGCGTGCTGGCCCGCCCTGGGCACTTCATGCCAGCCAGCCTGATCGACAGCCAGTTTGCTGCCCTGGAATCACCACGCGGCGAGCCACTGACGCTGGCACTGGACGCCACCCAGCCCATCGAAGCACTTGCCGAAGCGGTGGACCGCTGGCTAAAGCGTTGCGGTGAGCAGGGCCTGGCGCAAACCGCCTGA
- a CDS encoding response regulator transcription factor — MTTVLIVDDHPIVRLSLRLLLERERFHVVGEVGNGSEVAQVARELRPDVVVLDIGLPGLDGMEVIKRLQCLEPVPKIMVLTGQATDLYVRRCLDAGIGAFVTKEEDHEALLFALKALVKGYSTFPQMSVNSNSLESEPVRLASLSNREMEVLRRLARGENNKNIGTCMNLSAKTISTYRGRIMEKLKTESLVEMVDLAKRNSVY, encoded by the coding sequence ATGACAACCGTGCTGATCGTCGACGACCACCCCATTGTCCGACTATCCCTGCGTCTACTGCTCGAACGTGAACGCTTTCATGTTGTGGGTGAAGTTGGTAACGGCAGCGAAGTGGCGCAGGTAGCCCGCGAACTGCGCCCGGACGTGGTAGTGCTCGACATCGGCCTGCCCGGCCTGGATGGCATGGAAGTGATCAAACGCCTGCAATGCCTCGAGCCTGTGCCCAAGATCATGGTGCTGACCGGCCAGGCCACCGACCTGTATGTACGGCGTTGCCTGGATGCTGGCATCGGCGCATTCGTCACCAAGGAAGAAGATCACGAAGCACTGCTGTTTGCCCTCAAGGCCTTGGTCAAGGGCTATTCGACCTTCCCGCAAATGTCGGTCAACAGCAACTCGCTGGAGAGCGAACCGGTACGCCTGGCCAGCCTGTCGAACCGTGAAATGGAAGTGCTGCGGCGCCTGGCGCGCGGCGAAAACAACAAAAATATCGGCACCTGCATGAACCTGAGTGCCAAGACCATCAGCACCTACCGGGGCCGTATCATGGAAAAGCTCAAGACCGAATCGCTGGTTGAAATGGTCGACCTGGCCAAACGCAACAGCGTCTACTGA
- a CDS encoding DUF1272 domain-containing protein, translating into MLELRPNCECCDTDLPGDSPDALICSFECTFCRACADTRFNGRCPNCAGQLVARPTRVGQALVNNPAATQRVNKAHAACA; encoded by the coding sequence ATGCTGGAATTACGCCCCAACTGCGAGTGCTGCGATACCGACCTGCCGGGCGACAGCCCCGATGCGCTGATCTGCTCCTTCGAATGCACCTTCTGCCGCGCCTGCGCCGATACCCGCTTCAACGGCCGCTGCCCGAACTGTGCCGGCCAGCTGGTGGCCCGCCCCACGCGGGTCGGCCAGGCGCTGGTCAATAACCCCGCTGCCACCCAACGTGTGAACAAAGCACACGCTGCTTGCGCCTGA
- a CDS encoding CbtB domain-containing protein, producing the protein MPVTSTKQHSLATPVTLSQRIVIAVGASLLGLCLVYFAGFSHIEAVHNAAHDTRHSAAFPCH; encoded by the coding sequence ATGCCCGTCACCAGCACCAAGCAACACAGCCTTGCCACACCCGTCACCCTCAGCCAGCGCATCGTCATCGCCGTCGGCGCCAGCCTGCTGGGTCTGTGCCTGGTGTACTTCGCCGGTTTCTCGCACATCGAGGCCGTGCACAACGCCGCCCACGACACCCGCCACAGCGCCGCCTTCCCCTGCCACTGA